The Syngnathus typhle isolate RoL2023-S1 ecotype Sweden linkage group LG1, RoL_Styp_1.0, whole genome shotgun sequence genome includes a window with the following:
- the LOC133160659 gene encoding transforming growth factor beta activator LRRC32-like — protein sequence MVRHTFAYFLLLWSLGHEFYTTGKIHNGTKEQSWRNQNLDSVPLDLDVRLRRLDLSNNFIRRLHNLDLPYLEQLDLSSNQLELISEGAIKDLALLEKLNLSKNALNNNFDRNSNGLQSTDGLKSLDLSLNNLGDEAVKLYLRNKSSLEQLKLSGNSLTRLTRYLFKESEGLRSIIIDDNLISAIDRGTFEPLGKLEKLNLAKNNLVRICDFKLQHVKDLNLSRNSIEFFVTAEDNRMYSLEILDLSHNKLLYFPIVPKFNQLKYLYLHHNIVGSLTSEASMVSEVNSLYNEVVRKGDVRIRKNNLHSTWRLMPLIYIDLSYNHFASFPLETLSLLTSLEELDFSFNCVQNLTWNVRRDGASEYDRQLHFRSLKYLNMQSNGLVSVSPLFLKALTKVETINLQDNAVQPCAPEGQVSSARQANFNSPCVAFGKLKTLKHLSLEDNNIKSLQANAFQGGSLVSLNLARNSHMIMQVDSLEDIKETLQTLTISELNVTNSELVLPCMPSLMHLNISNNNLNVLPQSLCCSPLIELNIRNNAFESLNYSLIEALSEHLGVINFSGNYFSCCDSNWLSALNNSRIKMPDINHTECFTGDIHISIEEYLKSSSPYCSLHVKGIHYGQIFTVILFVAVLIIVFIMFTRKMCCLKKSFIV from the exons ATGGTCAGACACACGTTTGCTTATTTCCTACTACTATGGTCACTAGGCCATGAGTTTTACACCACTGGGAAAATACATAATGGTACCAAG GAGCAATCTTGGAGAAACCAGAACCTTGATTCCGTCCCTCTGGATTTGGATGTACGGCTGAGAAGGCTCGACTTATCCAATAATTTCATCAGACGGTTGCACAACCTTGATTTGCCATACTTGGAGCAGCTGGACTTGAGCAGCAACCAGCTGGAGCTCATCTCTGAAGGAGCTATCAAAGACCTGGCTCTGCTTGAGAAGTTAAATTTGTCTAAAAATGCGCTGAACAACAATTTTGACAGAAACAGCAATGGCCTGCAATCCACCGATGGACTTAAGAGTTTGGACTTATCACTGAACAATTTGGGGGACGAAGCAGTGAAACTGTACCTACGAAACAAATCTTCTCTTGAGCAACTTAAGCTGAGCGGGAATTCTTTAACACGACTTACACGCTACTTGTTCAAAGAGAGTGAAGGCCTAAGAAGCATCATTATTGATGACAATCTGATATCAGCAATCGACAGAGGAACATTTGAGCCGCTGGGAAAACTTGAGAAACTTAACCTGGCTAAAAATAACCTCGTTCGTATATGCGATTTCAAACTACAGCATGTTAAAGATTTAAATCTAAGTCGAAATTCAATTGAGTTCTTCGTTACTGCTGAGGATAACCGCATGTATAGTCTTGAAATTCTTGATCTTAGTCACAACAAACTACTTTATTTCCCAATCGTCCCAAAATTTAACCAATTGAAATACCTTTATTTGCATCATAATATTGTGGGTTCATTAACTTCGGAAGCATCAATGGTATCAGAGGTTAATTCCTTGTACAATGAAGTTGTCAGAAAGGGTGACGTTAGAATTCGAAAAAATAATCTTCACTCAACCTGGAGACTGATGCCACTAATCTATATTGACCTCAGCTACAACCACTTTGCATCTTTTCCGCTGGAAACTTTGAGCCTTCTCACGTCATTGGAAGAGCTTGACTTCAGTTTTAACTGCGTGCAAAATCTCACATGGAATGTCCGCCGTGACGGCGCATCGGAATACGACAGGCAGCTTCATTTTCGTTCCTTAAAATACCTAAACATGCAAAGCAATGGACTAGTGTCTGTTTCGCCACTCTTTCTCAAGGCACTCACAAAAGTCGAGACGATAAATCTCCAAGACAACGCGGTGCAGCCTTGCGCTCCTGAGGGCCAAGTGTCATCAGCACGGCAAGCAAACTTCAACTCACCGTGTGTTGCCTTTGGAAAATTGAAAACTCTCAAACATCTAAGCCTTGaagacaacaacataaaaagTCTTCAGGCAAATGCATTCCAGGGAGGTTCTTTGGTGTCCCTCAACCTAGCTAGAAATTCTCACATGATCATGCAAGTCGATTCATTGGAGGACATCAAAGAAACGCTTCAGACGTTGACGATCAGTGAATTGAACGTAACCAATTCCGAGCTGGTCTTGCCCTGCATGCCAAGTCTGATGCATCTCAACATATCCAACAACAATCTCAATGTTTTACCGCAAAGTTTATGTTGCTCACCTCTAATAGAACTCAACATAAGGAATAACGCCTTTGAGTCTTTGAACTACTCCTTGATTGAAGCGTTATCAGAACACCTTGGTGTTATCAATTTCAGTGGAAATTACTTTAGTTGTTGTGACAGCAATTGGCTGAGCGCCCTGAACAATTCCAGAATTAAAATGCCTGACATTAATCACACCGAATGCTTTACCGGAGACATCCATATCTCTATCGAAGAATATTTGAAAAGTTCTTCACCGTATTGTTCACTTCACGTAAAAGGGATTCACTATGGACAAATATTCacagttattttgtttgtagCTGTATTGATAATAGTGTTCATTATGTTCACTCGAAAAATGTGTTGCCTTAAAAAATCATTCATTGTGTGA